CGACACCGGCGAGCTCGAACGCCGCCGCGGCATCACCATCCGCACCGCCGTCGCCCCCTTCACCCTCGGCGATCTGCGGGTCAACCTCATCGACACCCCCGGCCACAGCGACTTCATCGCCGAGGTGGAGCGCGCCCTCGGCGTGCTCGACGGCGCGGTGCTCGTGCTGTCCGCCGTGGAGGGCGTGCAGGCGCAGACGCGCGTGCTGATGAAGACCCTGCGGCGGTTGCGGCTGCCGACGCTGGTGTTCGTCAACAAGACCGACCGCGCGGGCGCCCGCGAGGCCGGACTGCTGGCCGACGTCCGCCACCGGCTCACTCCGCACATCGTCCCCATGGGCACCGTCCGTGACCTCGGTACGCCCGCCGCCCGCACGGTCCCGGGCTCGCTCGCCGACCCGGACTTCCGCGAACTGGTGGCGGAATCCCTGGCCGAGGGCGACGACGCGCTCCTCGCGGACCTCGTCGCCGGGCGCGCTCCCACCGCCCGCGATCTGGCGTCCGCCCTGGCCGACCGCACCGGGCGCGGCCTGGCGTACCCGGTCTTCTTCGGCTCGGCGCTGTCCGGGCAGGGCGTGGACGCGCTGCTGGACGGCATCGCGTCCCTGCTGCCGCCCGCACCCGCGGCCGGCCGGGACGGGGACGCCGGGGCGAGCGGCACGGTGTTCGCCGTCGAGCGCGGCGCCGGCGGGGAGAAGACCGCGTATCTGCGGCTGTTCGCGGGCGAGCTGTCCGAGCGGGAGCGCGTCACCCTGCGCCGGCGGGAGGCGGACGGGACGCCGGGGGAGCACACCGGCCGGATCACCGGACTGAAGGTCGTCGGAGCCCCGGCCGCGGAGCCGCTCACCGCGGGCGGCATCGCGCGGATCCGGGGTCTGCCGGGGGTCCGCGTCGGGGACCGGCTCGGGGCCGTGCCGGCGGGGGACGCGGAGCCGCACTTCGCGCCGCCGAGCCTGGAGACCGTCGTCCGGCCCGTCCGCCCGGGCGACGCGGCCCGGCTGCACTCCGCACTGACCGCCCTCGCCGACCAGGACCCGCTGATCGGCACCCGCGCCCTGCCGGGCGGTGGCACCTCGGTACTGCTCTACGGCGAGGTGCAGAAGGAGATCGTCGCGGCGACGCTGAGCACGGAGTTCGGCGTCGACGCCCTGTTCGAGCCGAGCCGCGCGGTGTACCGGGAGCGGCCGGTGGGGACCGGGGAGGCGTACGAGGAGATCGACCGGCACGGCGGCCATGTCTTCTGGGCCACGGTCGGGCTGCGCGTCGCGCCGGGCGCGCCGGGTTCGGGCACGGAGTTCCGCCGCGACACCGAGCTCGGTGCCCTCCCGCTCGCCTTCGACCGTGCCATCGAGGAGACGGTCACCCGCACCCTCACCCAGGGTCTGCACGGCTGGCAGGTCACCGACTGCGTCGTCACCCTGACCCGCTCCGGCTTCATCGGCCCCGTGAGCACCGCCGCCGACTTCCGCTCCCTGACCCCGCTGGTCCTGATGCGCGCTCTCGCGGCGGCCGGCACCCGGGTGTACGAACCGTGTCTCGCCTACGAACTGGAGCTGCCGCTCGATGCCTTGAGCGCGGTGACGGCCGCGCTGGCCGCGGTCGGGGCGGAGATCCGCGCCACCTCGGGCGGCACGGACTCCTGGCTCGTGACGGGTGTCGTCCCGGCGGGCCGCGCGGCCGAGGTCGAACGCCGACTGCCGGGCCTCACCCGGGGCGAGGCCGCCTGGTGGGCGGCACCCACCACCGACCGCCCCCACCCGGGTGAACCCCCGGCACGCGTCCGCACCGGCGCCGACCCCCTCAACCGGGCGGACTACCTGCGGCACCTGGGTCGGGTGTGACGGCCGCGCCGAGGTGCGTCAGCTCATCCGCAGGGCCAGGAAGAAGTCCAGCTTGTCCTCCAGGCGCGACAGATCGCGGCCCGTCAGTTGCTCGATCCGGCCCACCCGGTAGCGCAGGGTGTTCACATGCAGGTGCAGACGCGTCGCGCAGCGGGTCCAGGACCCGTCGCAGTCGAGGAACGCCTCCAGGGTCGGGATCAGCTCGGCACGGTGACGGCGGTCGTAGTCGCGCAGCGGGTCCAGCAGACGGGCGGTGAAGGCGCGGCGGACGTCGTCGGGGACGAAGGGGAGCAGCAGGACGTGGGAGGCCAGCTCCTGGTGGCCCGCGGCGCAGACGCGGCCGGGGCGGGCCGCCGCCACACGGCGGGCGTGGCGGGCCTCCTCCAGGGCGCCGCGCAGCCCCTCCGCGGAGTGCACGGCCGCGCTGACGCCCAGCGTCAGACGGCCGTCGTCGGCGAGGCCCCGGGAGAGGGGCTCGCGGATCGCGGCGAGGAGCGCGTCGGCGTGCAGACCGGTGACGGCCGCCGTGTCCTCCGCGTCGGCGTCCGAGGGCACGGAAGGCACCGGGGGGACGGAGGGCAGGGGCACCAGCGCGACCGCCTCGTCGCCCGTGTGGGCGACGGCGATGCGGTCGGAGGGGTCGGGACCGATCGCGTCGGGGTCGACCAGCACCTCCTCCAGCAGGGCCTGGGCGACCGGCCCGCCGGGGATGTCGCCGCCTTCCCACTCGACCCGGGCCACCACGATCTGCCAGTGCGGGGCCGTGCCCAGACCGGGCAGCAGCACCGGGGCGGCCACCCGCAGCCGGGCCGCGATCTCCGCCGGGGCGGCACCTGTCTGGACCAGTTCGAGCACTTCCTGCGCGAGCCGGCGCCGTACCGTACGGGCCGCCTCCCGCCGGTCGCGCTCGACGGCGATCAGCTGGGTGACGCCGTGCAGCAGGTCCAGCCGCTCCTCCGGCCAGTCCCCGGCGTCCGCCTCGACGGCCAGCAGCCAGTCGGAGAGGACCGTCTCGCGCAGGTCGCGGCCACTGCTGCGAATGGGGAACAGCGAGTACGTGGCACCGGCGGCGGTGACGCGGTGCGGGCCGCGCCGGCCCGTGCGCGAGGCGGCCAGGTGCTCGCCCGCGAGGGTGGCGCTGACCGCGGCGGGCAGCGCGGGCCCGGCCCCCGCCAGCGAGGAGCCCGCGATGGGGCGGCCGCTGGGGGAGAGCACCCAGGCCCGCAGGTCCAGGTCGGAGCCGAGCAGATCGAGGACCACCTCGGGGCCGCCGCCCGCCGGGCCCGCGGTCATCAGCCGGCGGTGCCGGTCCACGACCGCCGCCAGATCACCGGCCCGCTCGCCGGAGACCTGCCGCACGACGTGCTCGGTGATGGACGCGAAGGACACGTCCTCGTCGACGGAGAACAGCGGCATCCGGTGCCGCGCGCAGGCCAGCACCAGGTCGTCGGGGGTCGAGGCCATCTCCGCCTCGCCCGCCGCGAGCCCCGCCACCCCGGCCGCCGCCAGGATCCGGACGAACCGCTCGGAGTCCTCCGGATCGCGCCGCCAGGCCAGCCCGGTGAGCACCAGCTCGCCACCGGACAGATACCGGCTCGGATCCCGCAGGTCGGTGGTCATCACGCCGCGCACGGTGCGGTCCAGCTCGTCCTCGCCGCCGAGCAGCCGAAGGCCCAGCGCATCCGTCTCCAGCAGTGCGCGCAGCCGCATCGTGGTCGCCGCCGATCTGTCTTGTTGTATCCAGTGGAATGCCGTGAGGTTTCCGAACCCCGTCTTTCGTTCGAATCTACAAGACATGGGCCACGGCCAGCCAACCGCTTCATGGTTTCGGTGACTGCACCCGGGCCCCCGCACCTCTGTGTACTTGGCCCACTCCGCGTGAACAGGACATGAATTGCTCCCCAGCGCCACCCCCCTCGCAGCGCCCTCGAGACTCGAGAAGAGAACATCCATGGACTTCCTGCGCCCTGCCAGCTGGGAGGAGGCTCTCGCCGCCAAGGCGGAGCACCCCACGGCTGTGCCCATCGCGGGTGGTACGGACGTGATGGTCGAGATCAATTTCGACCACCGCCGGCCGGAGTACCTGCTGGACCTCAACCGCATCGGCGAACTCTACGAATGGCAGGTCGGCGACCGCGACGTCCGCCTCGGCGCCGCCGTGCCCTACGCACAGATCATGGAGCACCTGCGCGCGGAGCTGCCCGGCCTCGCGCTCGCCTCGCACACCGTCGGCTCCCCGCAGATCCGCAACCGCGGCAGCGTCGGCGGCAACCTCGGCGCGGCCTCACCGGCGGGCGACGCGCACCCCGCGCTGCTGGCGGCGGGAGCCGACGTCGAGGCGGAGTCCGTGCGCGGCACCCGTCTCATCCCGGTCGAGGAGTTCTTCACCGGGGTCAAGCGCAACGCCCTGGAGCCCGACGAACTGATCCGGGCCGTCCGCATCCGCAGGGCCGACGGACCGCAGGCCTTCTCCAAGGTCGGCACGCGCAACGCCATGGTCATCGCCGTCTGCGCCTTCGGCCTCGCCCTGCACCCCGAGACCCGCACGGTCAGGACCGGCATCGGCTCGGCCGCGCCCACCCCCGTCCGGGCCCGGGTGGCGGAGGACTTCCTCCAGGCGGCGCTCGACGAGGGCGGCTTCTGGGACTCCGGGCGGATCATCACCCCGTCCGTCGCCCGGCAGTTCGCCCAACTCGCCGCCGGCGCCTGCAACCCGATCGACGACGTGCGCGGCAGCGCCGAGTACCGCAGGCACGCGGTGGCCGTCATGGCCCGCCGCACCCTCGGCTGGACCTGGGACGCGTACCGTGGAAACGAGAGGAGCGCATCATGCGCGTGAATTTCACGGTCAACGGCCGGCCGCAGGAGGCCGACGACGTCTGGGAGGGCGAGAGCCTCCTGTACGTCCTGCGCGAGCGGCTGGGCCTGCCCGGCTCCAAGAACGCCTGTGAGCAGGGCGAGTGCGGGTCCTGCACGGTCCGCCTCGACGGCCTCCCGGTCTGTGCGTGTCTGGTGGCGGCCGGCCAGGTGGAGGGCCGCGCCGTCGACACCGTCGAAGGGCTCGCCGATTACGCCGAGCGGCGCTCGGCAGGAGACCGGGCGGGCACCGCGCAGGGCGGCACGAGCATCGACGAGGCCCAGCGCTGGCAGGCCCGGCCGCCGGGCCCGCCCGCCACCGAACTCTCGGCCGTACAGCAGGCCTTCATCGACGCGGGCGCGGTCCAGTGCGGGTTCTGCACTCCGGGCCTCCTCGTCGCCGCCGACGAACTGCTGGAGCGCAACGCCCAGCCCTCCGACGCGGACATCCGCGAGGCACTCTCGGGCAACCTGTGCCGCTGCACCGGCTACGAGAAGATCCTCGACGCGGTACGCCTCGCGGCGGCCCGCGCGGACCGCACCGAAGAGGCGGTCTGAGGATGGCCGTCACGCGCACCCCCACCAGCCTCACCCAGGGCAGCCGCACCAAAGGCGGCATCGGCGAGTCCACCCTCCGCCCCGACGGCACCCTCAAGGTGACCGGAG
The window above is part of the Streptomyces syringium genome. Proteins encoded here:
- the otr(A) gene encoding tetracycline resistance ribosomal protection protein Otr(A), coding for MRTPQHRTLNIGILAHVDAGKTSLTERLLFDTGAIDRLGSVDDGSTRTDTGELERRRGITIRTAVAPFTLGDLRVNLIDTPGHSDFIAEVERALGVLDGAVLVLSAVEGVQAQTRVLMKTLRRLRLPTLVFVNKTDRAGAREAGLLADVRHRLTPHIVPMGTVRDLGTPAARTVPGSLADPDFRELVAESLAEGDDALLADLVAGRAPTARDLASALADRTGRGLAYPVFFGSALSGQGVDALLDGIASLLPPAPAAGRDGDAGASGTVFAVERGAGGEKTAYLRLFAGELSERERVTLRRREADGTPGEHTGRITGLKVVGAPAAEPLTAGGIARIRGLPGVRVGDRLGAVPAGDAEPHFAPPSLETVVRPVRPGDAARLHSALTALADQDPLIGTRALPGGGTSVLLYGEVQKEIVAATLSTEFGVDALFEPSRAVYRERPVGTGEAYEEIDRHGGHVFWATVGLRVAPGAPGSGTEFRRDTELGALPLAFDRAIEETVTRTLTQGLHGWQVTDCVVTLTRSGFIGPVSTAADFRSLTPLVLMRALAAAGTRVYEPCLAYELELPLDALSAVTAALAAVGAEIRATSGGTDSWLVTGVVPAGRAAEVERRLPGLTRGEAAWWAAPTTDRPHPGEPPARVRTGADPLNRADYLRHLGRV
- a CDS encoding PucR family transcriptional regulator; translated protein: MRLRALLETDALGLRLLGGEDELDRTVRGVMTTDLRDPSRYLSGGELVLTGLAWRRDPEDSERFVRILAAAGVAGLAAGEAEMASTPDDLVLACARHRMPLFSVDEDVSFASITEHVVRQVSGERAGDLAAVVDRHRRLMTAGPAGGGPEVVLDLLGSDLDLRAWVLSPSGRPIAGSSLAGAGPALPAAVSATLAGEHLAASRTGRRGPHRVTAAGATYSLFPIRSSGRDLRETVLSDWLLAVEADAGDWPEERLDLLHGVTQLIAVERDRREAARTVRRRLAQEVLELVQTGAAPAEIAARLRVAAPVLLPGLGTAPHWQIVVARVEWEGGDIPGGPVAQALLEEVLVDPDAIGPDPSDRIAVAHTGDEAVALVPLPSVPPVPSVPSDADAEDTAAVTGLHADALLAAIREPLSRGLADDGRLTLGVSAAVHSAEGLRGALEEARHARRVAAARPGRVCAAGHQELASHVLLLPFVPDDVRRAFTARLLDPLRDYDRRHRAELIPTLEAFLDCDGSWTRCATRLHLHVNTLRYRVGRIEQLTGRDLSRLEDKLDFFLALRMS
- a CDS encoding FAD binding domain-containing protein, with protein sequence MDFLRPASWEEALAAKAEHPTAVPIAGGTDVMVEINFDHRRPEYLLDLNRIGELYEWQVGDRDVRLGAAVPYAQIMEHLRAELPGLALASHTVGSPQIRNRGSVGGNLGAASPAGDAHPALLAAGADVEAESVRGTRLIPVEEFFTGVKRNALEPDELIRAVRIRRADGPQAFSKVGTRNAMVIAVCAFGLALHPETRTVRTGIGSAAPTPVRARVAEDFLQAALDEGGFWDSGRIITPSVARQFAQLAAGACNPIDDVRGSAEYRRHAVAVMARRTLGWTWDAYRGNERSASCA
- a CDS encoding (2Fe-2S)-binding protein, with the protein product MRVNFTVNGRPQEADDVWEGESLLYVLRERLGLPGSKNACEQGECGSCTVRLDGLPVCACLVAAGQVEGRAVDTVEGLADYAERRSAGDRAGTAQGGTSIDEAQRWQARPPGPPATELSAVQQAFIDAGAVQCGFCTPGLLVAADELLERNAQPSDADIREALSGNLCRCTGYEKILDAVRLAAARADRTEEAV